GCATTTGTTGGCAGAACAGTGGCTGGGTCTTTGGAGCAAAGAGACATAAGTCTAACAGTTGGAGCAGTGTTAAAGTTGAGAGATGCTAAGTCCTCtcattatttgacttttttgtccTGGTCCTGGGGCGAGGATCCATGGAGAATTAAAAGCCCACACAGAGTGATGGTGATGCCAACCCACCACAGAGCTGCCTGAGCCTCTCCAAAGAGCCACCGCCCGAGTGCAGCCTGGTGGgtcagagggagaaaaaaacagacgtTATAATCAGTCACAGCCCTGTCAGGAGAAGGGCTTTTGTCCGCTCACCGAAGCGATGAAGTTGGTCGCAGTGGTGGTGACAGTGGCTGTGGCTGAAGAGGAGCAGTGTCGGAGAGCCTTAGAGAAGAGGTTCCACATTACAGTGTTGCTGGTCAAGAGTAGCCCTCCACACAAGAGCCGCAGGGGGAGGTGGAGCTGGAATAGAAGTTGACTATTCAGAATGTCCCACTGTTACTGTGAAGTCTTGAAGCAGTTCCTCATGTTTCACAACTCCTAACGTCTTTGAGCGTGTGGTGATTCAAAGTGGTCTGTCAAATAAGCTATATAACTTATAAATGGGTTAGAGATCACACCAACTGTACCTGTTACTGTGTGCGATTACAGTACAGTCATTCAGGTTCTCAAGTCTGAAAGAAACATCCCTTGTATATTTAAGCACCTCCAGATGCTCAAGTAGCTCAAGACGTCATCAACTCA
This window of the Synchiropus splendidus isolate RoL2022-P1 chromosome 12, RoL_Sspl_1.0, whole genome shotgun sequence genome carries:
- the LOC128768157 gene encoding transmembrane protein 42-like is translated as MTSGSFYAALAGLLGATSSLLAKLSLGTDHLVLMCESSLSGWSGIQTGTCDWLHLPLRLLCGGLLLTSNTVMWNLFSKALRHCSSSATATVTTTATNFIASAALGRWLFGEAQAALWWVGITITLCGLLILHGSSPQDQDKKVK